The DNA sequence GAGCTGCATCAGGAGCTTGCCGGTGACGATGCGCGAGACGTCGAGCAGATCATCAATGAGCTGCACCTGCATCTTCGTGCTCCGCTCGATCGTCTCGCCCGCGCGCTTGAGCCTGGCGTCGTCCATCGCGCCGCGGCGCAAGAGCTGCGCCTGCATCAGCATGGTGGAGAGCGGGGTGCGCAGCTCGTGGGACAGGGTGGCCAGGAACTGGTCCTTCGCGCGGTTGGCCCGCTCGGCCTCCTCCTTCGCCTGCTGCGCCTGGGCGAGCAGCTCCGCGCGCTCGAGCTCCCGCTGCTTGCGCTCGGTGATGTCCTCGATGGCGAGCAGGAGCATGGGCATGCCGGTGCGTGAATGGACGGAGCGCGCGGAGAGCGCCATCCTCCTCCTCCCCACGTGGGGGAAGACGTGCTCGAGCTCCAGGCCCTCCAGGAGCGTGTTCTTGGCGAGCATCTGCCCCAGCGAGGCCCGCAGCTCTGGCACATCCCAGGCGCCCCCACTCAGCTCGAAGAGGCTCCTCGTCACGGTCTCGGCCGCCGAGGCCTTGTAGGCCTGGTAGAAGGCCTTGTTCGCCGAGAGGACACGCAGGTCCGCGTCGAGGACCATGAGCGGCACCTGCACGGCCTCCACGATGCCTGTGGCGTAGTCGCGCGCCCACTCCACCTGGCTGACCTGGCTCTTGAGCGCGTCGATGTCGACGAGCGACAGGATGGCGCCGTCGATCCGGTTCTCGGTCGTCTTGTAGGGTCGCAGGTGCATCCGGTACCAATGGCCGGCGCGGTCCTGGACCTCGCGCTCCCGCACCGTGGCCGTCTCTATCACCTCGACGACTTGTGAGCCCAGGTCCGGCACGTCGATGTTCAGCGTGATGTCTTTGAGCGGCCGTCCCACGTCGGAGGGCAGGACGTTCATGATACTGCGCGCCTTCGGCGTGAAGCGCCGGATCCGCTGCTCGAGATCCAGGATGAGGATCGGGATGTCGACGGTGTTGAGGACGTTGACGAGATCGCTGTTGGCCAGGTTCAGCTCCTGGTTGCGGCTGTGGAGCTCGTCGTTGACCGTGGTCAACTCCTCGTTGGTGGACTGGAGCTCCTCCTTTGCCGTCTCGAGTTCCTCGTTGAGGCTCTGGAGCTCTTCATTGCTCGAGATGAGCTCCTCGTTGGCGGAGGCGAGCGCGTCGTTGGTGCGCCCATGCTCCTCGAGCAGGGACTGGAGGTAGTCCTTCGTGGCGGCCAGCTCGAGCTTCATCGCGGGGACGCGGTGGGCCTCCTTCCCCTTCGCCGGCCTGGCGGTCTCCTGATGGACGGGCTTTTTCCCCCGCTTCCCGGGCAGGGCCACCTCTTCGAACATCACCACATAGAGGCGCTCCTTCTCCTCGGGGAGCCCCGCGACGGGGACCACGACGATGTCACACAGGTGCGTGGAGCCATTCTGGCCCACCTGCACCCCTTCCATCCGGGTGGGGGCGCTCTTCTTCCGCGCCTGGGCGAGCGCCACGCGCAGGGGGGAGAGCAGTCCTTCACGCGCCATCTTGAGGATGTTGAACTGGGGCTCTCCCGGCGCGGGCTCGAGGTAGGGACCGGTGTGCCCGCGAAACTGGACGATCTCCAGCTTGTCGTTGACGACGACTCCGGGCGGCGCATACCGGCTCAAGAGGAGGCGATCAATCCGCCTCGCCGCATCGGGAGGGGAGCCGGCGTGCTCCATGGAGGCGTGGCCGCTCACCGGCTTCTCGGGGGGCTGAAACACGGAGCCTCGTGTGAACCGGAGCTTGCTGGGACCCGCCGATCGCGCGAGGAGCTTCTGGGCCTTGTTCACCGGGATGAAGAGCTGGCTGAACCCCGAGATGCTCTCTGTGCGCCCGAGCAGGAGGAAGCCTGGGTCGTTCAGGCAGTAGTGGAAGGTGGCCAGCACCCTCTTCTGGAGCTCGGGGGTGAAGTAGATGAGGACGTTGCGGCAGGTCACCAGATCCAGCTTGGAGAAGGGCGGGTCGCGGGCCAGGTCATGCCGGACAAAGATGCACAGCTCGCGCACGGCCTTGGAGATTCGATAGCCGCCCTCGACCTGCGTGAAGAAGCGCGTCTTCCGCTCTTGGCTCACGTCTTTCAAGGCGCTGTCCGGGTAGAGCCCGGCGCGGGCCTTCTCGATGGCCTGCGCGCTGATGTCCGAGCCGAAGATCTGGATCGGACCCGAGCGCCGCACGTCTCCCAGGAACTCCAGGAGGGAGATGGCGAGCGAGTAAACCTCTTCCCCGGTGGAGCACCCCGCCGCCCACAGCCGGAGGGGCGCTCCCTCTGGCGCGTGCTTGAGGAGCACCGGGAAGACATGTTTCTTCAGCGCCTCAAAGGCCTCCGGATCCCGGAAGAAAGAGGTGACGTGAATGAGGACGTCCTCGTAGAGGGCCACAGCTTCGTCGGGGGCCTGCTCGAGGAACTTCACGTAGTCCTGCAGGTTCTCCATGCGGCGCAGCGCCATCCGGCGGGCGAGCCGCCGCTCGAAAGTGGCCGACTTGTATTCGCTGAAGTCGATCCCGACGGCGCTGCGCACCAGGGAGAAGAGCCGCTGGAGCATCTCGTCATCCGGGGCGTGCCGGGGCCACTCCGCCTCGGCGGTAGTGGTATAGGAGTGACGGCTCAGCCGCACGAGCTCCTCGGCGATCTGCGGCAGCGCCAGGCAGGAGTCCACGACTCGGGCCTGGACGGCGCTCTGAGGCATCCCTCCGAACTTCGCTGACCGCGGCTCCTGCACGAGCGTGATGCCGCTCTCCTCCTTGATGGCCCTGAGCCCTTCGGTGCCATCCGAGGCAGTGCCCGAGAGGATCACGCCGATCGCGTGGCTGCCGCGCGCAGCGGCGAGGGAGCGCAGGAAGGTGTCGACCGGCAGGTGCAGCTTGTGCGCCTCGTTTCCTCGCGCCCGCAGGCTGAGCACGTCGTCCGTGATCTCCATGTCCGCGTCCGGCGGGATGACGTAGACGTGGTTGGGTTTCACGCGCATCCCATTCTCGGCCTGGGTGACCGGCATCTGGGTCGCCTTGGACAGGGACTCGCTCAGGAAGCTGGTGTACGTGGGGGACAGGTGTTGGATAAAGACGAAGGCCATCCCGGTGTCGGGCGGCAGCAGCGAGAGGAGCTGGGTGAACGCCTCGAGCCCTCCCGCGGACGCACCAATTCCCACCACCGGAAAGGATGGACTGGGCGCACGCTTGGGAGGCGGAGCGGCGGGCCGCTTGGGCGCTGCTCGGGATGAAGAGGCGTGTCGCCGGGTCTTGGCAAACCTGGCCTTGCTCGGCTGCTTCTTCACTGAAGCCCCCCGTTCTCCGTCGGCCTTTTCACAGACGCGTTCCCTCCGGCGCTTGTGAGCCCGAGGTCTCAGCAGTGCTTCTGTGCCAGAACGTCTCAACGGTATGGGCCCTCATGGCATGGGGAGTCAATGCGATGGAAGGACGGGGGAACTGTCCCTTCTGCCTACACGCGCCCGGCGGATGGTTCTTCCACCGCTGCTGCGTATAGGAGGGGTAGGCCGGTGGAGCCATTGACCCTGTGGACGCGCTAGGTTCGCGCGGAAGAAACCCTGTCAGGCTGCTCAACCGAGGAGCTGCTCCAGCGCTCCCCATCCCTCCCTCGCCGAGGAACCGTACGGGTTGAGAGCGATCCCAGCCTGGGACTGGAAAGGCGGGCTCCTTCCCGCCAGGAGGGCTGGCCTGTTGGGCCGTGTCGCCGCGCAGCTGCGCCATTAACGAGACGACGGTTCCCTCGGAGAGCGGAGGGCTGAACTGTTGACATAGCGAAGCAGTCGCCCTGCCCTGGGACAGCCTTGGCACGCACGGGCGGCGGAGCATTCGAATGCTCATGCCCGAAGCCCGCGTGAGCAGCTCAGCGTCGCGACACTCCCTCGGCCGATCGCTCGAAGCTATGAAAACGGGCATTTATGCGGAGAGACCGTTCGCCAGTTCCGAATCATTCGGAAGTCTGCGCTCGCTTGGAGGCAGGCGTGAGCTGCCCGCTACGGGGGAGCCGACGTGGCGGGCCCTGGAGATTGGCGATGCCATGGGGCCAAGTTGGAGCGCTTCGAGGTGGCGCCCACGGCCGCCCCCTCTTCCTTCGATGAGAGGACGTGGAATGAACTTCCGAACTTGCGGCGCACTCCGCCACGCCGTTGCCGTTGCCGTAGTCGTCGCTGGGTGCGCCACCTCTCAAAAGGCGCCTGAAACCTACGCTTGGGCGCCTGTGCGCCCACCCGCTGTGCCCGGCACGGGCCTCCCCACCCGCGGACAGCCAGGGCAGGTTCGCCCCCAGCCCCTGCCGCGGAGCCCGCACAAGCGCGTGTTGCCACCCACCCGAGAGCCAGGCCTTTGGGCCGGAGACGCTCCTCAGGCCTCGCAGGAACCGGAGGCGATCCCCACACCGGAGCGGTCCAGCGCGAACAGGAGGGAGCCGCCTGTCCCGGTGACTACGGAGCGCAGCCACCCCCAGTGCGAGCCCATCCCGGTGCCGCACGCGGGCGAAGATGACCCGCATAACGAGTGCGCCGACACGTTTCCGCCGAACCGCTACCCCGGAAATGACGTACTCGTTGGCGGCAAGCGCTTTGATGCGCTGCAAGTCGGAGTGCGTGTGCTATGGGAGATCAAGACCCATCGATTTGAAACGTACAGTGGCTTTCTGCGGGGTCAGGTGATCAGAGATCAGGTGGTCGAACTGGTGGAAGCGCGAAACATCGCGACGGCCTGTGGATACGGTTTCGTCGTTGGGGTGAGCACCCAAGCCCACAAAGACGCGCTAGAGGCAGCCGAGCCCTCTCTCACCATCGTCGTCACTGGGTGCAAGCGATGACCGAACAAAATTCACTCCTTCTCATCGTCTACGCGCCTGCGCTCGTGGGCAATGACGGTCGCACGCTCGCTGTAGTCCATGGCATGGAGCGAGCGCTTCCCGGCTTGCGTTTGGAGTGGAAGGTTTCCC is a window from the Hyalangium minutum genome containing:
- a CDS encoding chemotaxis protein CheB — translated: MVGIGASAGGLEAFTQLLSLLPPDTGMAFVFIQHLSPTYTSFLSESLSKATQMPVTQAENGMRVKPNHVYVIPPDADMEITDDVLSLRARGNEAHKLHLPVDTFLRSLAAARGSHAIGVILSGTASDGTEGLRAIKEESGITLVQEPRSAKFGGMPQSAVQARVVDSCLALPQIAEELVRLSRHSYTTTAEAEWPRHAPDDEMLQRLFSLVRSAVGIDFSEYKSATFERRLARRMALRRMENLQDYVKFLEQAPDEAVALYEDVLIHVTSFFRDPEAFEALKKHVFPVLLKHAPEGAPLRLWAAGCSTGEEVYSLAISLLEFLGDVRRSGPIQIFGSDISAQAIEKARAGLYPDSALKDVSQERKTRFFTQVEGGYRISKAVRELCIFVRHDLARDPPFSKLDLVTCRNVLIYFTPELQKRVLATFHYCLNDPGFLLLGRTESISGFSQLFIPVNKAQKLLARSAGPSKLRFTRGSVFQPPEKPVSGHASMEHAGSPPDAARRIDRLLLSRYAPPGVVVNDKLEIVQFRGHTGPYLEPAPGEPQFNILKMAREGLLSPLRVALAQARKKSAPTRMEGVQVGQNGSTHLCDIVVVPVAGLPEEKERLYVVMFEEVALPGKRGKKPVHQETARPAKGKEAHRVPAMKLELAATKDYLQSLLEEHGRTNDALASANEELISSNEELQSLNEELETAKEELQSTNEELTTVNDELHSRNQELNLANSDLVNVLNTVDIPILILDLEQRIRRFTPKARSIMNVLPSDVGRPLKDITLNIDVPDLGSQVVEVIETATVREREVQDRAGHWYRMHLRPYKTTENRIDGAILSLVDIDALKSQVSQVEWARDYATGIVEAVQVPLMVLDADLRVLSANKAFYQAYKASAAETVTRSLFELSGGAWDVPELRASLGQMLAKNTLLEGLELEHVFPHVGRRRMALSARSVHSRTGMPMLLLAIEDITERKQRELERAELLAQAQQAKEEAERANRAKDQFLATLSHELRTPLSTMLMQAQLLRRGAMDDARLKRAGETIERSTKMQVQLIDDLLDVSRIVTGKLLMQLQPIHLHTVVQAALESVSAQADKKSITFEVALDESLGLISGDPTRLQQVVWNLLTNAIKFSPAGQRVTVVLEPMDGHARLRVSDRGAGIEAEALQRVFDRFMQEDSSNTRVFGGLGLGLAIVRHLVELHGGTVHAESPGKGQGATFTVILPLMPVSREQAGPVSPAGSEHTQAHPQPQSAGASLQLRGLRILVVDDDPETRETATELLRLAGAEVRTAESAETALALFEDFRPGVLLSDIAMPGQDGNTLIRKVRALGPKRGGDIPAIALTALVSDADRRAALGAGFQRHLAKPIDIDRLVEAVAETWTGAAPSKEGAASAPLSTVDKGHPRSGL
- a CDS encoding DUF6310 domain-containing protein encodes the protein MTTERSHPQCEPIPVPHAGEDDPHNECADTFPPNRYPGNDVLVGGKRFDALQVGVRVLWEIKTHRFETYSGFLRGQVIRDQVVELVEARNIATACGYGFVVGVSTQAHKDALEAAEPSLTIVVTGCKR